The genomic region CACCCTGTACGAGGAGGCGCGGGTGGCGTTGATGTTCGCCGGCGGCCGGGCCTGGGGAGTGGGCTCGTTCGCCGACGGCGTCGTGATCCGTCGGCACGAGGTCGACTACCTGCGCCCCGTCGACTACGCGCTGGGTCGGGCCACCGCGGAGGCCGCACCCACGGTCCGGATCGAGCTGTGGGTGGAGGAGATCAGGCCCTCGCGGTTCACCGTCGCCTACGAGCTGTACGACGGCGACGTGCTGGCCAGCCGTGCCCGCTCGGTGCTGGTGCCGTTCGACCTGACCCGCCAGGTGCCCCGGCGGATCACCGCCGAGGAGCGGGCGTTCCTGCTCACGTACGCCCCGCAGGGCGGCGACGGGTGACCCGGCCGGACACGGCGGGGCCGGACCGGTCGGCGGCGTCGCAGCCCGGTCACGGCCTGACCGGGGTGGCCGACGCGGGCGCGTTCCTGGCCCGCCTGGTCCGCTTGGATCCGGGTGCGCTGGTTCGGCTGCGGCCGGGTGGCGCGCCCGGCCGGGTCGCCCTCTGGGCCCGGCTGCCGTGGCAGGCGCTCGTGGTCCGGACGGTGGCCGGCGGTCCGACCGACGGCACCGCCGTGGACGTCACTGTGAGCGCCGCCCAACTGCTGGCGGAGTTGGAACGTGGCGGCGCGACGTTGCCGGTCTCCAGGGACGCGCAGTGGCAGTGGCCGTTGCCGCCGGCACGCAGCCGGCCGGTGGAGGTGTTGCCCACCGCGGAGCTGCGGCGGATCGCGGACGCGGCGGCGGGCACTCTGCGCACCGCGAGCGAGCAGGGTGTCGCAGGTCGTGCAGTGGGTCAGCGGGCCCTGCGTGACGCGCTTCTCGACCACGTGGCAGTGCTCGTCACTCCGGACGACCCGCCGGGCCCGCCGGTGGAGGTGTCGCAGCGGTTGGTGCAGGGGTTGGTCCGGATGGGCTTCCTCGGCCCGGCCGACGGCACCGCGCGGCCGCAGGTGCAGGTGCGGGTCGCCGGCCGTTGGGTCGGCCTGGTGGGACCATATGGAGCCGCCTGGTTGCAGAAGGCCACGGATCTTGGCCTGACCCCCCTGAACACTCGTACGAACGGATGACCCTGGCTCATTCTTCTGGGTCGGTGCGGTCGTTGGGGGGGTGCTTCAACTCGGCTGTCCGGGTACCGTCCATCCTCGGATCCAACGCACCGTAGGCGACTGGATCCGCTGGGGAGTGAGGTGCGCGAGCGATGCCGTGGTGGTCATGGCGCCCCGGTCCCGCCGACGGCGGGGATCCGGAAACCGGAAGCGGGATCACAGTCGACAGCGCGGTCCGGGTCGGGCCGCCCAGCCCTCGCCAGCCGGGGGACGACTGCCCGGGCAACGACAGGCCCGCGCTGGCCGACATGTCGGCCACCGTCGAGCCGGTGAGCCTGGGTCGGGTCTGTGACGCGCTCGATCTACTCGACGTGCGTTACCTGGCAGACGGCGACGGCAACCTCCTGGCCATGTGGGAGCGGCACGCCGTGCTGGTGACCCTCGAAGGCCCGGAGGACGAGATCCTGGTCATGCGGGCCCGCCCGCACGCCACGGTCCCGCCGGACTGGGCTGACCGGGCCTACCGGGTGGTCAACGAGTGGAACCACACCCGTCGGTTCTGCAAGGCGTACATCGGTGACCCGACCGAGCGCGGGCAACTGCCGATCTACGCCGAGCTTCAGGTGCCGCTCGGCGCTGGTACCCACGACGCGCTGCTTGTCGAGATGCTCGACTGCGGCGCGGCGGTGGCCACCAGCTTCGTGGACTGGCTGCACGACGAGGGCGCGCTGCTCTGAAGCATCGCGCCTGCCGGGAGCCCGGTGCGGGCCGTCAGGCGGGCTCGGCCGGGTCCTCCATGGCGTTGACCATGAAGTACGCGGCCCGCTCCAGGTAGTCCCAGAGGGCGCTGGCGACCTGCGGCTCCAGATCGAGCTTGTTCACCGCGTTGCGCATGTGCCGCAGCCAGGCGTCCCGTTCGGCCGCGCCGATCCGGAACGGGGCGTGCCGCATCCGCAGCCGTGGGTGCCCGCGCTGGGCCGAGTAGGTGTTCGGTCCACCCCAGTACTGCATCAGGAACAGGGTCATCCGGTCGGCAGCCGGGCCCAGGTCCTCCGGATACATCGGCCGCAGCAGAGGATCGCCTGCCACGCCGACGTAGAACTCGTCCACCAGCCGGCGGAAGGTGGGCTCGCCGCCGACCGCCTCGAAGAGGGTCATCGACGCACCGGGACGGTCGGATTCACCTGCGGGGTTCACCGTTCCATCCTGCCAGGTGCGGCCCGGCCCGGCCGGACCCGTACGCCGTGCGTCGGGTCACGGCGGCCAAGCGCCGGCCCCTGGGCTGGCCCGATGGTCAGGTGACCGCCTGCCGGTGACGGTCGTCACCGGTGCCCCGCGCCATGTCGCCGGCTGCGGGGCCACGGGGGCCAGGTGCGGGCGCGGCGCCGGCCGAGGCGCCCGGTGCCGGGGTGCCTGTCGCTGGGGTGCCTGGCTCCGGGGTGCCTGGCGCGGAGGTGGCTGGGTCGGGGGCGGGCGTGGCATTGGCCGCGGTGGCTGCCGCGATCGTCGCATCGATGGTCTGCTTGTCCGGCCAGCGCAGCGCGGCGATCGTCATCAACACCACCCCGACGGCGCTCCACACCCCGACCACCATCGGAATGGAGAACCGCTCGGCGAGCATTCCGGTGATCAGCACCGCGAGGCCCTGGATGACCTGGACGCCGGTCGCCATCACACCGAAGGCGCGCGCCCGGAACCCGGCGGGCAGCGCCTGGACGAACAGCCCGTTGGCCATCGGCAGCATGCCGGCGACCGCGAACCCGCACAGGGCGGCCAGCAGCGCCACCACCAGCGGAGACGGATTCAGCAGTGCCGGCACCAGCACCAGCGGTGAGAGCACGGCGAGCGGACGCATCAGGGCCAGCCGGCGGGCCGGGCCGAACAGCCTGCTCACCAGCAGCCCGCCGAGGATGAAGCCCAACGGATTGGCGACCATGATCACCGCTTGCGCCGTCCCGGGGTTCATGTTGACGTTCGGGTGCTCGTTGGCCCAGGCGGCAGCCAGCCCTTCCGGAACGATCGAGAAGAGCATCGCGCTGAACACCAGCACCGCGATGGCCCGCAGCACCGGTGTGCCGAACACGATCTGGAACCCCTGCGCGGTCTCCCGGAGCAGGTGGCTGCGGTGCGCGCTGGTCATCAGCGCCGGTCGGTTGCGTACGCCGAAGCGGACCAGCAGCGCGGAGACACCGAACGTGACCGCGTTGAACAGCAGCGCGGCCCTCGGGTCGATCGAGGCGATGGCCGCGCCGAACAGATAGCCGACGACCTGGGCGGCCTGCCCGATGCTGCTGTTCAGCGACAACCCGACCACCAGCCGGTCCCCGGCGAGGATCTGCGGCATCAGCGCGGACTTCGCGGCCTGGCTCGGTGGGTTGGCAAGCGTCGTGGCGAAGATGAGCACCAGCAGCGCCGGGACCGGCAGGTTCGGAAGGGCGATGAGCAACATCAGCGCCATCCGGATCAGGTCACACAGCACCATCACCCGCCGGTACGGGTAGCGCTCGGCCAACGCGGCGAGCAGCGGGCCACCGACCAGCCACGGCAGGTAGCTGATGGCGAACGCGGCGGCGGAGAGCGCGACCGACTCGGTCTGCCGGTAGACGAGGAGGGTGACGGCGGCCTTGGCGACGTAGTCGCCGATCCAGGAGAGGGCCCCGGCTGCGAAGACAGCTCGGAACTCGCGCTGGGCGAACACTTCGCGAAAAGTGGCCGGGCCCTCCGCGGAAGGTCGCTCGTCGGGCACCGTCGCCTCCATCGGCCCCCGGAACAGCCGCTCGTGGCAGCCTGGCCGGGAACACTCGTCAGATCTACGGATCAGCGAGGATGTGACCACGTTCCGGCGGGAACGCGTGTTTCGGATTCTGCCCGATCGTCTGACAACTAGCTAGGGCGAACGGCTCGTTCGTCGCATCCCCGACTGAACGAACGGACGATACCTGAGGGGCCGGGCGGCTCGCGACCCCCACATCGGCGGCCAGCGCTGCCAGGCCAGATCGCCGAGGTCAGGTGGCACCACCCTGACCCGTCTCACCTTCGGGCAACGGTCGGCTCGGCGCACCCTGATAGATGCGGGAGGCGGCGATCTGCGCGGTGATCCCGGAGTTTTCCAGTGCCTCCGCCAGCCTGCGGCGCAGCTCCCGGCCTACCGCGAACTGACCGTCGGCCGTCGTCTTCACCACCGTACGGATCACCGCACCATCCACTGTCATCTGCTCGACACCCAGCACCTCGGGCGCCTCCACGATCTCCAGCGACAGTTCCGGGTCGAGCGCCACCGAGGCGGCCGCCGTCCGCAGCACGGCGCTCGCCTCCTCGGTGCCGCTGAACCCGATCGGCAGGTCCACGACCACAAGCGCCCAGCCCTGGCTCTTGTTGCCCACCCGGATGATCTCGCCGTTGCGGATGTACCAGAGCACGCCCCGGCCGTCGCGGACCGTGGTGACACGGAGCCCGACCGCCTCGACGACACCTGTCGCCTCGCCCAGGTCGACGTTGTCGCCCACGCCGTACTGGTCCTCGATGAGCATGAACAGCCCGGCCAGCAGGTCCTTGACAAGGCTCTGAGCGCCGAAGCCCAGCGCGACGCCGGCGATGCCGGCGCTGGCCAGCAGTGGCGCGAGGTCGAAACTGAACTCGCGCAGGATCATCAGCAGCGCGATGCCGAACACGAACGCGGTGGTCAGGCTGCGCAGCACCGAGCCGATCGCCTCGGCCCGCTGCCGACGCCGTTCGGGTACGAACTCGGCCGGGTCGACAGCGGCGGTGGGCACCCGCTCGCGCAGCGGTCGCAGCATCGTCGGCACAGCGCCCTCGGCTGTGGTCCGGACCAGGCGGTTGATCGTCCGGTGCAGCGCCCAGCGGGCCACCATCGCCAGCACCAGGATCAGCAGCACCCGCAGTGGTTTGAGCAGGATCCAGTAGCTGCCTTCCGCGAACCATTCCGACCTGGTCATGCGGTAGAGGAATTCGCAGGAGGTACTGCCCTGGCAGTTCACCGATCCGACGGTGGGCAGGGCGAGGGGGGTCACGCTGGCGGCACTCACACTGCCTTCGTACCGCAAGGGGCCCGGCCGCCCACCGGCGACCCACCGGCCGGGTGAGATCCCGCCGAGGGCCGGATCGGACCGGCGTGAACCGGCCATCGTGACAGGTGCGGTAAGGAGCTTCATGTCCGACCCCGGATTAGTACGTGCAATCCCTGATTTGGCGGCCCGGACCGCTGTTGACCTGCAAGAACGCCGATCGAAGATCATCCGGCACAACCAGGGCACAAATTAGTTCCGATCTTGGGCGGCGGGAGCGCCGGTGTGGCTGCCCTTGGTCGGGCGGAGGATCTGCCCGATCAGGCCGCGCGGCCGGTCCTTCTTCGGCAGCCAGTGCACGTAGGTTTCCAGCGTGATCCGGAGGCTGGCATGCCGCAGTGCGTGCTGCACCTCCTGGGGCTCGACGCCGTTGCTCATCAGCGTGGTGGCGAAGAAGTGGCGCAGGGAGTGGAAGGTTCCCGACTTGGGCCAGCCTGCGGCGGAACGCCAGCCCTCCCACAGCTCAGACCAGTAGCGGTCGGTTATCAGCTTTCCGCTTGTAGTGGTGAACAGGAGAGCTGCGGGACGAGAAACCCGTCTTTCGCTGGTGATGTCCGGCAGCTCGAATTCGACGGGGCCGACCTCTTTGATGTGGGTCGCCACTTCCTCGGCGACCACGGCGTCCAGGTCGACTGTCCCTGTCGATCCGCTCTTTGGCGCGGCGAGGTAGAAGCCGCCGAAGTGCTCCCGGGAGTGCCGCAACTGCTGGACGACATGAAGCTCTTCGTGAGCAACATCCAGGCACCGTGAGCTGTCTTCCATGCCCAGGACTTCACCGATGCGCAAGCCTTCACCGGCTCCCAGCCAGATGGCCGCGCGGAATCGTCGGGGTACGACCTCGGTGAGCTTGAGCACCTGGTCCTCAGTCGGTACCCATCTCGGTGCTCGTGACATCCCCCGTAGCACTTGCGCGAGGTTCACGCCGTCGCAGGGGTTGTCGTCAAGCACCTTATCGATGACGGCAGCGTTCAGGATGGTCTTGAGAACACCGAAGTAGAGGCCAATGGACGACTTCGCGGTGCCATCGTCCAGCAGCCGACCGAGCCAGGCCATCACGTCGGTGAGGGTGATCGACCGGATGGACTGCTCGCCAAAGGCCGGCACAAGACGCTTGCGAAGATTCTGCGGGACGCGTCGCCGTGTTTCGACGCTCCACCCGGACTCGCGGGATTCCTTCCATCGCTGCGCGTATTCGGCAAAGGTGAGCTGTTCCATCTCGCGGCCAACCTTGACCTCTGCGGCGACGCCCGAGCGGCAATTGAGGTCGAAGGTTTCCGCGTCGCGCTTGAGATCGAACAGCTTGTCTCGGTCATTGCTGTCGGCGTCGGTGTAACGCACGCGCCAGCGCTTCCCCCGACCGTGCCGTTTCGACGGGATGAACTTTTTCGTGTCCGGGTCGCGTTTCTTGAGGTACCACAGGTCATCGATGGGCATGTCAGGCCGCCTGGTCTTCCAGCCAGGCCCGGACGTCGGCCGGGTCGTAGCGCAGGTGTCGGCCGACCTTGAAGGCGCGGGGGCCGGTGCGGCGGTGCCGCCATTGGTAGAGGGTGCCGACGGGCACCCGCAGGAAGGCGGCGGTGTCGCTGATGGACCAGAGGTCCGGCAGCGGGAGGGGGGTGGGTGCGGTCATCGTGGCTCCTTTCGGGTGATGGTGATGTAGGTGCGGCTCTCGCCGCTGTAGCCGGCGTGGCGGGTGCTGGTGCGGCAGGTGACCCGTTCGCGGCCGTAGTGGGCGGTGAGTTGGGCCGCGATGGTGGCGGCGTGGGCGGTGACGGTGGCGGTCGGCCCGATGAGCCGGACCGCGACCAGCGGGCGCGGACGTGTGGGCATGCCGCTCCTTCCGGTGTCGGTGGGGTGGGGTGTTGCGTGCGCTGTGGAGTTGTCAAGGAACGGCTTCACAGGTCGTTGACACGTACGTGTCAAGCGGCCATGGGTTGGACCGCGCGAGCGGCGGTGAGTTCGTCGGCCAAGGCGTCGATGCCGGCGAGGTGTTGTGCGCGGGCCATGGCGGCGGCGGTGTTGGCGAGTAGCGCGTCGCCGGTGGTGATCCAGCCGGTGGCTTGGTAGCCGAGTTCGTAGATGACCCGCTCGGTCTGCTCGTCGTCCCAGGTGTGCGGGTGGCCTTCGGTGCGCCGCCAGATGGTGCGCTGGAGGCGCAGGAAGCCGAGGGTGACGGAGAACGCGCGGCTCTTGGTGGCGATGTGTCCGCCGTAGCCGAACTGGTGCGCCCACCGCCGAAGCCGGGCGTAGTCGGGGTGCTCGCCGATGTCCCAGCACGCGCGGATGAGTCGCCCGAGGTGGGTGCCTGGGTCGCCGTGGATCTGGACGGAGAGGTCGTCGACGCGGCGCAGGCTCAGCCCGGTTACTTCGGTGCTCTTGGTGACGTACTTGGCGATGTAGCCGGTGATCTGGGCGAGGTTGACCTCGTGGCCGGGGGCGTTGACGTGCTTGAGGTCCAAGCCCTTGTCGCCCCACGCGATGTGCCAACCCTGGTTGCCGTTGGCCGGATGTGACGCGGAGGTGTAGGCGGTCTTGACGAACGCCGTTCGGACGGCAGCCTCGAACATGTCCCGGGTGATGACCCGGGGCGGCGGCACGATCGCCTCAGGGCAGTCGGGGTTGTAGCCGTCGAGGCGGATCAGGGCGTGGTAGTGGATGACTCCGCGTACCTGGAATTCGTAGACCTTGATGTAGCGGCGGCGCAGGTCCACGCCATAAGTGCGGCCGAGGCGGCGTAGTTCCCGGTCGGCTTGTTGGATGGTGCGGCGCCACAGCTCGGGTGCCTCGTGATTCCAGACGACTTGGCCGGCGTGGTCGTAGCAGTCCAGGCACAACGGCTGACCGAGGTGGGCGTCGGCGGCCTTGTGGCGTTGGCCGCAGCGCAGCTCCACACCGTGGGGGCAGGTGCGGCCGAAGGGGTGGCAGACCGAGGCCCGGCAGGTGCAGCCGTCTTTCTTGCGGCAGTCCGCCGCGTGGACTTTCACCACCCGGTGGTGCACCGGCCCGAACGACGGAGCGGTGGCGGTCAGGAAGATGGCGATGTGCTCATGCAGGGGTGGTAGTCCCCACCGGTCGCCCTGCAAGCCAGCCTTTATCAGGTGGTAGGTGTCGCGGCGGTACAGCTCGGCGCAGGACGGGCAGACCGCAGCGCGGCGGTTGCCGCACGGCGTGTAGATCGCGCCGTCGGGCATGTCCTCGGTGTCGACGGTGGCCATCCGGTTGCCGTCAGCGTCGTTGACGTGGATCTGCCCAGCGAGGCGGATCGGGTGCTTGCACGCCGAAGCCGCCCGGACGTGGCCGAGCCATTCCGGGTAGTCGGGGTCTTGAGCGCGGGCGCGGCCGGACGCGACGGTGCGGGGGTCATGCCCGCGTACCCACCCATCGGCGGCGGGATCAGGGGTGGTGCGGGTGGGGGTAGCCCAGGGCCAGTAGCCGGCGGACTCAGCGGAGGCTCCCGTGCCCGAAACCGTGGTGGTTTCGGGCGCGAGAGGCAACGTCGAGGACGTCACGCGGTGGCTCCCACAGCGGTGCCGTTGTGGGGTCGGTTGTTGATGCTCGGTTGAGTGGTCAGGGCCATCAGGATGTCGGCGGCCGTTGCGGTGGGGACGCGCAGCCGCACAGCGAGTTGGCCGGGGGTGATGGGCTCACCGTGGGCTTTCTCGTGGGCCGTGGCGACGATCCGCGCTCCAGAGAGCAGCGCGGGCGCAGGTCCAGCGGTTACCGCAGGCGCGGCGGGTGCCGGGGTCGGGTCCTTGTCGGTGGTATCCGGGGTGAGCTCGACCGTCGTCGGGGTGTCGGTGTCCTCGCCAGAGTTGGGCAGGGTTGCGGATTCGTGGTCAGGTGCGGTGATCTCGGGTGTGGGGTTGGTGGCCGGGGTCGCGGCGGCCGGGCGGACCGTCGGCGAGGCGGGGATGTCGGGTGACGACGCCTCGGCGAGGGTGGCCGGCGCGGGTGCCGGGACGAGTTCGGTGGGCCGGGTGTTGGTGTGTTTGGCGGCGAGTAGGGCGGCGGTGGCCATGAGCATCAGGCCGTCGACGGCGATGGGACCGAACCAGATGACGAGGGTTCCTTCGTCGTAGTGACGTAGGAGTCCGGACAGGTGTTGGTAGGACACGAACGCGGCGACCAGGGCGACGGGCGGCATTCCGACCCAGCGCAGGACGTCCCAGCCCCAGCCCGAAGGCCAGGGGGTGCGGGCAAGGATTTCGATGGCGATGAACAGGAACAGCGGCCAGACGATCGCGGAGACAACCGCGCCGGGCTCCGGGGTCCAGTTCTCGGGTGCGCCCTTGGGGGCGATGAAGGAGTGGGCGATGTTCGCGGCGACGGAGACGAGTCCGCCGAGGACGAGGCCGAGGTAGGCCCAGCGGGTGGGGCGGAGGTTCGTCGTGGTCATGGGGTCACCTCAGGGGTGCAGTCGAGGCATGAGCCGGTGCGGCGGGGGATGTAGTAGGGCTTGACCTGCCGGCAGTCGGGGCAGGTGCGCCGGGCGGTGAGCGCCTTGGCGATGGCCGCCATCTGGGCGGGGGTGGCGGTGCGCTTGGGCATCGCGAGGTCGAGGCGGAACAGGTAGGCGACGCGCTTACCGCGACGCCAGAGGATCTGCGCGGCGGGTTCTTGGCCGCCGGGGCGCAGGTTGCGGGTACGCAGTTGCCGGCGGGTCAGGAGCCCGTCGGGGGCGAACTTGAACGGGTAGGTCGGCAGGCCGTAGCGCTCGCCGGTCGGGTCGTAGAACACCATCGGGTCCTCCGCGTCGTCGTCGGCCTGGTCCTGGTAGTCGTTGCCGGCGCTGCCGGTGGTGAAGGTGGGGTGTTCGTAGGTGTCGCGGTCGATGTCCTCGGGCAGGAACGCCGCCGAGCAGACCGCGCAGACGATCGGGCCCTCTTCGAAGGCGGTGGTGGAGATGCGCAGCTTGCGGGGGCATTCGCACTCGCAGGAGACGCCGTTGTTGTTGTTCGTGCGGGTTTTGCCTTCCCCGGTCGGTTCGGGGTGGCGGTAGAAGCGCAGCGCCACGGCCAGGCCGGCGATGGCGGCCTTGTAGCGGGCGCGGGTGAGATCGGTCAGGGTGCAGGGCGAGTAGCCGAGCTTGTCGTCCTTGGTCGTGGACAGGCCGAGTTCAGCCGCGAGGGTGGCGAACTTCTTGTTGTGCCAA from Micromonospora profundi harbors:
- a CDS encoding acyl-CoA thioesterase → MSDRFVYHCTLRWSDLDAYGHVNNSRFLTLYEEARVALMFAGGRAWGVGSFADGVVIRRHEVDYLRPVDYALGRATAEAAPTVRIELWVEEIRPSRFTVAYELYDGDVLASRARSVLVPFDLTRQVPRRITAEERAFLLTYAPQGGDG
- a CDS encoding YbjN domain-containing protein — protein: MPWWSWRPGPADGGDPETGSGITVDSAVRVGPPSPRQPGDDCPGNDRPALADMSATVEPVSLGRVCDALDLLDVRYLADGDGNLLAMWERHAVLVTLEGPEDEILVMRARPHATVPPDWADRAYRVVNEWNHTRRFCKAYIGDPTERGQLPIYAELQVPLGAGTHDALLVEMLDCGAAVATSFVDWLHDEGALL
- a CDS encoding globin, translating into MNPAGESDRPGASMTLFEAVGGEPTFRRLVDEFYVGVAGDPLLRPMYPEDLGPAADRMTLFLMQYWGGPNTYSAQRGHPRLRMRHAPFRIGAAERDAWLRHMRNAVNKLDLEPQVASALWDYLERAAYFMVNAMEDPAEPA
- a CDS encoding MFS transporter, whose amino-acid sequence is MEATVPDERPSAEGPATFREVFAQREFRAVFAAGALSWIGDYVAKAAVTLLVYRQTESVALSAAAFAISYLPWLVGGPLLAALAERYPYRRVMVLCDLIRMALMLLIALPNLPVPALLVLIFATTLANPPSQAAKSALMPQILAGDRLVVGLSLNSSIGQAAQVVGYLFGAAIASIDPRAALLFNAVTFGVSALLVRFGVRNRPALMTSAHRSHLLRETAQGFQIVFGTPVLRAIAVLVFSAMLFSIVPEGLAAAWANEHPNVNMNPGTAQAVIMVANPLGFILGGLLVSRLFGPARRLALMRPLAVLSPLVLVPALLNPSPLVVALLAALCGFAVAGMLPMANGLFVQALPAGFRARAFGVMATGVQVIQGLAVLITGMLAERFSIPMVVGVWSAVGVVLMTIAALRWPDKQTIDATIAAATAANATPAPDPATSAPGTPEPGTPATGTPAPGASAGAAPAPGPRGPAAGDMARGTGDDRHRQAVT
- a CDS encoding mechanosensitive ion channel family protein, translating into MKLLTAPVTMAGSRRSDPALGGISPGRWVAGGRPGPLRYEGSVSAASVTPLALPTVGSVNCQGSTSCEFLYRMTRSEWFAEGSYWILLKPLRVLLILVLAMVARWALHRTINRLVRTTAEGAVPTMLRPLRERVPTAAVDPAEFVPERRRQRAEAIGSVLRSLTTAFVFGIALLMILREFSFDLAPLLASAGIAGVALGFGAQSLVKDLLAGLFMLIEDQYGVGDNVDLGEATGVVEAVGLRVTTVRDGRGVLWYIRNGEIIRVGNKSQGWALVVVDLPIGFSGTEEASAVLRTAAASVALDPELSLEIVEAPEVLGVEQMTVDGAVIRTVVKTTADGQFAVGRELRRRLAEALENSGITAQIAASRIYQGAPSRPLPEGETGQGGAT
- a CDS encoding tyrosine-type recombinase/integrase, yielding MPIDDLWYLKKRDPDTKKFIPSKRHGRGKRWRVRYTDADSNDRDKLFDLKRDAETFDLNCRSGVAAEVKVGREMEQLTFAEYAQRWKESRESGWSVETRRRVPQNLRKRLVPAFGEQSIRSITLTDVMAWLGRLLDDGTAKSSIGLYFGVLKTILNAAVIDKVLDDNPCDGVNLAQVLRGMSRAPRWVPTEDQVLKLTEVVPRRFRAAIWLGAGEGLRIGEVLGMEDSSRCLDVAHEELHVVQQLRHSREHFGGFYLAAPKSGSTGTVDLDAVVAEEVATHIKEVGPVEFELPDITSERRVSRPAALLFTTTSGKLITDRYWSELWEGWRSAAGWPKSGTFHSLRHFFATTLMSNGVEPQEVQHALRHASLRITLETYVHWLPKKDRPRGLIGQILRPTKGSHTGAPAAQDRN
- a CDS encoding helix-turn-helix transcriptional regulator, yielding MTAPTPLPLPDLWSISDTAAFLRVPVGTLYQWRHRRTGPRAFKVGRHLRYDPADVRAWLEDQAA
- a CDS encoding replication initiator gives rise to the protein MTSSTLPLAPETTTVSGTGASAESAGYWPWATPTRTTPDPAADGWVRGHDPRTVASGRARAQDPDYPEWLGHVRAASACKHPIRLAGQIHVNDADGNRMATVDTEDMPDGAIYTPCGNRRAAVCPSCAELYRRDTYHLIKAGLQGDRWGLPPLHEHIAIFLTATAPSFGPVHHRVVKVHAADCRKKDGCTCRASVCHPFGRTCPHGVELRCGQRHKAADAHLGQPLCLDCYDHAGQVVWNHEAPELWRRTIQQADRELRRLGRTYGVDLRRRYIKVYEFQVRGVIHYHALIRLDGYNPDCPEAIVPPPRVITRDMFEAAVRTAFVKTAYTSASHPANGNQGWHIAWGDKGLDLKHVNAPGHEVNLAQITGYIAKYVTKSTEVTGLSLRRVDDLSVQIHGDPGTHLGRLIRACWDIGEHPDYARLRRWAHQFGYGGHIATKSRAFSVTLGFLRLQRTIWRRTEGHPHTWDDEQTERVIYELGYQATGWITTGDALLANTAAAMARAQHLAGIDALADELTAARAVQPMAA
- a CDS encoding DUF2637 domain-containing protein — encoded protein: MTTTNLRPTRWAYLGLVLGGLVSVAANIAHSFIAPKGAPENWTPEPGAVVSAIVWPLFLFIAIEILARTPWPSGWGWDVLRWVGMPPVALVAAFVSYQHLSGLLRHYDEGTLVIWFGPIAVDGLMLMATAALLAAKHTNTRPTELVPAPAPATLAEASSPDIPASPTVRPAAATPATNPTPEITAPDHESATLPNSGEDTDTPTTVELTPDTTDKDPTPAPAAPAVTAGPAPALLSGARIVATAHEKAHGEPITPGQLAVRLRVPTATAADILMALTTQPSINNRPHNGTAVGATA
- a CDS encoding RRQRL motif-containing zinc-binding protein: MVFYDPTGERYGLPTYPFKFAPDGLLTRRQLRTRNLRPGGQEPAAQILWRRGKRVAYLFRLDLAMPKRTATPAQMAAIAKALTARRTCPDCRQVKPYYIPRRTGSCLDCTPEVTP